One genomic region from Marmota flaviventris isolate mMarFla1 chromosome 6, mMarFla1.hap1, whole genome shotgun sequence encodes:
- the Klhl32 gene encoding kelch-like protein 32 isoform X5 produces MVYEPNQNKWISRSPMLQRRVYHSMAAVQRKLYVLGGNDLDYNNDRILVRHIDSYNIDTDQWTRCNFNLLTGQNESGVAVHNGRIYLVGGYSIWTNEPLACIQVLDVSREGKEEVFYGPTLPFASNGIAACFLPAPYFTCPNLQTLQVPHHRIGTI; encoded by the exons ATGGTATATGAACCTAACCAG aataagTGGATAAGCCGCAGTCCCATGCTACAGAGAAGGGTCTACCATTCCATGGCTGCTGTCCAAAGGAAGCTTTATGTTCTTGGAGGCAATGACCTAGACTACAATAATGACCGGATCCTTGTGAGACATATAGATTCCTATAACATTGACACTGACCAGTGGACACGTTGTAATTTCAACCTGTTAACTG GCCAGAATGAATCTGGAGTTGCTGTCCATAATGGGAGAATATATTTAGTCGGTGGATATTCGATTTGGACAAATGAACCCCTGGCTTGTATCCAG GTATTGGATGTAAGTAGAGAAGGCAAAGAAGAAGTGTTCTATGGGCCTACACTCCCTTTTGCTTCCAATGGAATAGCAGCATGCTTCCTCCCAGCCCCATATTTCACATGCCCTAACCTTCAAACTCTTCAAGTGCCTCATCACAGGATTGGCACCATCTGA